Proteins found in one Seonamhaeicola sp. S2-3 genomic segment:
- a CDS encoding T9SS type A sorting domain-containing protein, whose amino-acid sequence MKKITFKNIIALMLSFMTFQTYAQLFPEGTWRLRTYLPSPDDFNESKTPNYVDEYVYPTVHDESVNFMTMFPLDETSNTQIFEFKPLSGEYVEFPEGSGSFYQVFNFISAIPGKGVAELNELDQQGQRIRFRGNAYPYNNDLAKFIVVPSENANAYKIIASTTNTTQLYRHVQPDTNYGGFNFQGAANAAREGIDEWVFEAATVLSTNDFDVSSIFVSNPVNNQMSIKGLDSNVEQVSVFSLIGQEILTRKVNGQSSLSIDVSSLTSGMYLVEMKGGNKVFVKKIIKN is encoded by the coding sequence ATGAAAAAAATTACTTTTAAAAACATTATTGCTTTAATGTTAAGCTTCATGACATTTCAAACCTATGCGCAACTTTTTCCTGAAGGTACTTGGAGATTAAGAACTTACTTGCCTTCTCCAGACGATTTTAATGAAAGTAAAACTCCGAATTACGTAGACGAGTATGTTTACCCTACAGTTCATGATGAATCAGTCAATTTCATGACAATGTTTCCTTTAGATGAGACTTCAAACACTCAAATTTTTGAATTTAAACCGCTTAGTGGTGAATATGTAGAATTTCCTGAAGGATCAGGCAGCTTTTATCAAGTTTTTAATTTTATAAGTGCTATTCCTGGTAAAGGGGTTGCCGAATTGAATGAATTAGATCAGCAAGGGCAACGAATAAGGTTTCGTGGTAATGCATACCCTTACAATAATGATTTAGCAAAATTTATTGTAGTTCCATCAGAAAATGCGAATGCTTATAAAATTATTGCTTCAACAACAAATACCACTCAGCTTTATAGACATGTTCAGCCAGACACCAATTATGGAGGGTTTAATTTTCAAGGAGCTGCTAATGCGGCACGTGAAGGTATTGATGAATGGGTTTTTGAAGCTGCAACAGTTTTAAGTACTAATGATTTTGATGTTAGTTCTATTTTTGTTTCGAATCCAGTTAATAATCAAATGAGTATTAAAGGGCTTGATTCTAATGTTGAGCAAGTATCGGTTTTTTCTTTAATTGGTCAAGAAATATTAACAAGAAAAGTAAATGGTCAATCATCGCTTTCTATTGATGTTAGTTCTTTAACAAGTGGTATGTATCTTGTTGAAATGAAAGGCGGTAACAAGGTGTTTGTCAAAAAAATTATCAAGAATTAG